Proteins encoded by one window of Lathyrus oleraceus cultivar Zhongwan6 chromosome 1, CAAS_Psat_ZW6_1.0, whole genome shotgun sequence:
- the LOC127109305 gene encoding nodulin-26, protein MGESLQRNESLDMILNVKRDAAEKLDESMVEDRVPLLQKLVAEVVGTFFLIFVGCGCVVVNLNNDNVVTLPGVAIVWGLAVVVLVYSLGHISGAHFNPAVTIAHASSRRFPLMQVPTYIIAQLLGSTLASGALKLIFNGKENQFVGTLPSGSDLQAFVIEFIITFYLMFIVSGVATDDRAISELAGLVVGSTITLSVLFAGPITGASMNPARSLGPSIVHHEYRGIWIYLVSPVLGALAGTWTYNFVKFTNTPVGGLTESNSFLKGSRSL, encoded by the exons ATGGGTGAAAGTCTACAAAGAAATGAAAGTTTGGATATGATTTTGAATGTAAAGAGAGACGCCGCAGAAAAGTTGGATGAATCAATGGTTGAAGATCGTGTCCCTCTTTTGCAGAAG TTGGTAGCAGAGGTGGTGGGAACATTCTTTTTAATATTTGTGGGATGTGGTTGTGTAGTTGTAAACCTTAACAATGATAATGTGGTGACACTTCCTGGAGTCGCAATTGTTTGGGGACTCGCCGTCGTTGTATTGGTGTATTCTCTTGGTCATATCTCCGGTGCTCATTTTAATCCCGCTGTCACCATTGCTCATGCCTCTAGCAGAAGATTTCCATTGATGCAG GTGCCAACATATATAATTGCTCAACTCCTTGGATCAACACTTGCGAGTGGAGCTCTCAAGCTTATATTCAATGGCAAAGAAAACCAGTTTGTGGGAACACTTCCTTCTGGTTCCGACCTTCAAGCTTTTGTGATTGAGTTTATAATCACTTTCTACCTTATGTTCATCGTTTCTGGAGTTGCCACGGATGATAGAGCG ATAAGTGAATTGGCGGGACTTGTAGTTGGATCTACAATTACTTTGAGTGTTTTGTTTGCTGG GCCAATCACAGGAGCATCAATGAATCCTGCGAGAAGTTTGGGGCCATCTATTGTGCACCATGAATATAGAGGAATATGGATATATTTGGTGTCTCCTGTTTTAGGAGCTTTGGCTGGAACATGGACATATAACTTCGTCAAATTTACAAACACACCAGTAGGTGGGCTTACCGAGAGTAATTCATTTCTTAAAGGTTCCAGAAGCCTGTGA